In the genome of Persephonella sp. KM09-Lau-8, one region contains:
- the soxA gene encoding sulfur oxidation c-type cytochrome SoxA, translated as MKLKYIGMLGLCIGLTSGVIAEEAGQAISEEDWKLYQEGINPGEVFAEEVGGSLFEKPMGPKNISCASCHTKNGAVEDRVATAAAYYPKYDKDAGMIINLEQRIQICQSKHMDMKPFSLKSKENTALTTYLYYLAQGTKINVDTKSPIAKEYLKYGRYIFTLKRGVRNLSCQVCHEFAAGKVLRMQHLKPLGFEYNGIKGTTAADHWPAFRMTKNKVQTLQQRFQGCQKQGGQKKLPLGSKEMVALELYVKSLSNGAELKTPGLRR; from the coding sequence ATGAAACTCAAATATATTGGTATGCTTGGCTTATGTATAGGTCTTACCTCTGGTGTTATCGCAGAGGAGGCAGGTCAGGCAATATCTGAGGAAGACTGGAAGTTGTATCAGGAAGGAATCAATCCGGGAGAAGTTTTTGCAGAAGAGGTTGGAGGGAGTCTGTTTGAAAAACCAATGGGTCCTAAAAATATATCCTGTGCCTCATGCCATACGAAAAATGGTGCAGTTGAAGACCGAGTAGCAACGGCAGCGGCTTATTATCCTAAATATGATAAAGATGCAGGAATGATAATCAATCTGGAGCAGAGAATACAGATATGCCAGAGCAAACATATGGATATGAAACCTTTCTCCCTAAAAAGTAAAGAAAATACAGCCCTTACAACATATCTCTACTATCTGGCACAGGGAACAAAAATTAATGTTGATACAAAATCTCCTATAGCAAAGGAATACCTGAAATACGGCAGATACATATTTACTTTGAAAAGAGGTGTAAGAAATCTATCCTGTCAGGTATGCCATGAATTTGCAGCAGGAAAAGTTCTTAGAATGCAACATCTAAAACCCCTTGGATTTGAATATAACGGAATAAAAGGAACCACTGCCGCAGACCACTGGCCTGCTTTCAGAATGACCAAAAACAAAGTTCAGACACTTCAACAGAGATTTCAGGGATGTCAGAAACAGGGAGGTCAGAAAAAACTGCCCCTTGGTTCAAAAGAGATGGTTGCCCTTGAACTATACGTAAAATCACTTTCCAACGGAGCAGAACTTAAAACTCCTGGGTTAAGGAGATAG
- the soxZ gene encoding thiosulfate oxidation carrier complex protein SoxZ — protein sequence MGRTALIKVKPRRYKKGDIIRIDSVIMHPMHTGLVKDKKTGKIIPAHYINKVEVYYGNDLVTTIDVNASVSANPYFSFYLKADKAAPLKMVWKDNKGEVTEKTIQIKPQ from the coding sequence ATGGGTAGAACAGCATTAATCAAAGTAAAACCAAGAAGATATAAAAAAGGAGACATAATCAGGATAGATTCGGTGATTATGCATCCTATGCACACAGGTTTAGTAAAAGATAAGAAAACAGGGAAAATCATCCCTGCCCACTATATAAACAAGGTAGAAGTTTATTACGGAAATGACCTTGTTACAACAATTGATGTTAATGCCTCTGTAAGTGCGAATCCATACTTTTCCTTTTATCTAAAGGCAGATAAAGCAGCTCCATTAAAAATGGTATGGAAGGACAATAAAGGAGAAGTTACAGAGAAGACTATTCAGATTAAACCACAATAG
- the soxY gene encoding thiosulfate oxidation carrier protein SoxY, translated as MKRRDFLKVAAATGAVMLVSPSVMVDSFQARAELRKRSFEEALKEITKGKTPVESKEVKLIAPSIAENGAVVPIKVEVAKPIEDVKAIHIFADKNHDPWSCSIHFTPQNGRPYFATRIRLAKTMNVYAVAELKDGSFIMAKKPIKVTIGGCG; from the coding sequence ATGAAAAGGAGAGATTTTCTTAAAGTAGCCGCTGCCACAGGAGCAGTGATGCTGGTAAGTCCTTCGGTGATGGTAGATAGCTTTCAGGCCAGAGCTGAGCTGAGGAAAAGAAGTTTTGAGGAAGCTTTAAAGGAAATCACAAAAGGTAAAACACCTGTAGAATCCAAAGAAGTAAAGCTCATAGCACCATCAATTGCAGAAAATGGTGCAGTAGTTCCAATTAAAGTTGAGGTGGCAAAACCAATAGAAGATGTAAAGGCAATTCATATCTTCGCAGACAAGAACCATGACCCCTGGTCGTGTAGCATCCATTTTACGCCGCAAAATGGAAGACCTTATTTTGCAACAAGGATAAGACTGGCTAAGACAATGAATGTTTATGCCGTTGCCGAGCTTAAAGATGGCTCATTTATCATGGCCAAAAAGCCAATCAAAGTAACAATCGGTGGATGTGGATAA